A genome region from Candidatus Atribacteria bacterium includes the following:
- a CDS encoding competence/damage-inducible protein A, with translation MKAEIISIGSEILRGQITDTNANFIAKKLVESGIDLEYISAVSDNPESLLSVLKIALQRSDLIITTGGLGPTEDDITYQVIAKTLHLTLIKYPEAEEHLKIFFKKINRTIAPSNLKQVYLPEGAKIIINQYGTAPAMILEKDNKIICSFPGVPHEMKNLIEENLIPYLNEKYPPSMIKRSKTLKTTGLGEASVNELIRDYINRQTDYSFGIYAHPEDIQVQVTTQAPTEEEVEKRLQSSVDQLSKLLGHYIYGSNEETIEEVVGNLLKTKQLKLAVAESCTGGMLGEMITRIPGSSEYFQGGVISYQAKIKEELLKVPPEVIKKHGEVSPQVARFMAEGARLYCYSDIGISISGIAGPGGATNKKKVGLVYMALADGKKTITQKHQLFGNRQLIRIRACRRLLNMLRSYLMEK, from the coding sequence ATGAAAGCAGAAATTATCAGTATTGGCAGTGAAATACTAAGAGGACAGATCACCGATACTAATGCCAATTTTATTGCCAAAAAATTAGTTGAATCCGGTATTGATTTAGAATATATTTCAGCGGTCAGTGATAATCCCGAATCTTTACTATCCGTTTTAAAAATCGCCCTTCAACGTTCTGACCTAATCATTACCACCGGTGGACTGGGACCTACGGAAGATGACATTACCTATCAGGTTATCGCTAAAACCTTGCACCTCACACTAATAAAATATCCGGAAGCCGAAGAACATTTAAAAATATTTTTCAAAAAAATCAATAGAACAATTGCTCCGAGTAATCTTAAGCAAGTCTATCTTCCGGAAGGAGCCAAAATTATTATCAATCAATATGGCACTGCACCAGCTATGATTTTAGAAAAAGACAACAAAATTATCTGTTCGTTTCCCGGTGTTCCTCATGAAATGAAAAACCTGATAGAAGAAAATCTAATCCCCTACCTAAATGAAAAATATCCTCCTTCTATGATTAAAAGGTCAAAAACTTTAAAGACTACCGGTCTTGGAGAGGCCTCAGTTAACGAACTTATTCGCGATTATATCAACAGGCAAACTGATTATTCATTTGGCATCTATGCTCATCCGGAAGATATTCAGGTGCAGGTAACTACCCAGGCTCCCACTGAAGAAGAAGTAGAAAAACGATTACAATCTTCGGTCGATCAGTTAAGCAAATTATTGGGTCATTATATTTATGGGAGCAATGAAGAGACCATTGAAGAAGTAGTGGGAAATTTACTAAAAACCAAGCAATTAAAATTAGCAGTAGCTGAATCCTGCACCGGAGGAATGTTGGGAGAGATGATTACCCGAATCCCGGGAAGTTCTGAATATTTTCAGGGCGGAGTGATAAGTTATCAGGCTAAAATAAAAGAAGAACTTTTAAAAGTACCCCCGGAAGTCATCAAAAAACACGGTGAGGTTAGCCCACAAGTTGCCCGATTCATGGCTGAAGGTGCAAGGTTATACTGCTATAGTGATATAGGAATCAGTATTAGCGGCATTGCCGGTCCGGGAGGAGCTACCAATAAGAAGAAAGTTGGATTGGTCTATATGGCTTTAGCTGACGGGAAAAAGACGATTACCCAAAAACACCAGCTATTCGGAAACCGCCAATTAATTCGCATCAGAGCCTGCCGCCGTCTTCTGAATATGCTCCGATCGTATTTAATGGAAAAATAA
- a CDS encoding RNA-binding protein — MQGSKLYVGNLKYSVTNDQLSDIFSNHGEVKSVNIIEGKGFGFVEMSSPEEAGKAKDALNDTDFEGRPLKIDEARPPRPRSEYRSNSRY; from the coding sequence ATGCAAGGTAGTAAATTATATGTAGGAAATCTTAAGTATTCTGTAACCAATGATCAGTTAAGTGATATATTTTCAAATCATGGTGAAGTTAAGAGTGTCAACATTATCGAAGGCAAAGGCTTTGGATTTGTAGAAATGTCTTCTCCAGAAGAAGCTGGAAAAGCCAAAGATGCGTTAAATGATACCGATTTTGAAGGTAGACCTTTAAAAATTGATGAAGCTCGTCCACCCAGACCAAGAAGCGAATACCGTAGTAATAGTAGATACTAA
- a CDS encoding iron-containing alcohol dehydrogenase codes for MNKIVEFYAPGKIIFGPGGLSQVGIEAKRLGSKALVVVGRSAMRKSGTLDRLTHLINDNQLEYIIYENIPSDPTVETVDTGTSLARKESCNLIIALGGGSVLDTGKAISGMVTNEGSVADYQEIEGKGKKFKSKPIPFIAIPTTSGTGSEATSNAVITNTKLDLKKSIRDVSLIPEVALVDPELTLSLPPSTTAICGGDALTQCIESYLGKKNQDITDALALHAIELIGKSLIKAVKDGKDLEARQEMAMAALLSGLCLSNSGLGAAHALSHPLGVYYKIPHGLSCAVLLPHVMEYNLPVVTKKLAKIAGCLGENIFSWSEMDSSKRAIEKIKEILTAVGIKENLSAWNIKKEDFSQLIRGAKGGTLNNNPRDTSDEDLITLLYKMTGLY; via the coding sequence TTGAACAAAATAGTAGAATTTTATGCTCCGGGAAAAATTATCTTTGGACCGGGAGGATTGTCTCAAGTTGGGATAGAAGCAAAAAGATTGGGAAGTAAAGCTTTAGTGGTAGTAGGGAGGAGTGCGATGAGAAAAAGCGGAACATTAGACCGCTTAACTCATCTAATCAATGACAATCAATTAGAATATATTATCTATGAAAACATTCCCTCCGATCCTACAGTAGAAACAGTAGATACCGGAACAAGTTTAGCTCGGAAAGAAAGCTGCAACCTGATTATAGCATTGGGAGGCGGAAGCGTCCTGGATACCGGTAAGGCTATTTCAGGAATGGTGACCAATGAAGGTTCGGTAGCCGATTATCAAGAAATCGAAGGGAAAGGAAAAAAATTTAAAAGCAAACCTATTCCTTTTATCGCCATTCCTACTACCTCGGGTACCGGCTCAGAGGCGACCAGTAATGCAGTAATTACTAATACTAAACTTGATTTAAAGAAGAGCATAAGAGACGTATCTCTTATTCCGGAAGTAGCTCTGGTTGATCCCGAACTTACCCTGTCTCTTCCCCCTTCTACCACTGCCATCTGTGGCGGTGATGCTTTAACTCAATGCATAGAATCATATTTGGGCAAAAAAAACCAGGATATCACCGATGCCCTGGCCTTGCATGCTATAGAACTCATCGGTAAAAGTTTAATCAAAGCAGTGAAAGATGGAAAAGATTTAGAAGCACGCCAAGAAATGGCTATGGCTGCCCTTTTAAGCGGGCTTTGTCTATCCAATTCAGGTTTAGGAGCGGCGCATGCCCTCTCTCACCCTTTGGGAGTATACTACAAAATACCTCACGGTCTGTCTTGTGCAGTACTTTTACCCCATGTGATGGAATACAATCTGCCGGTGGTGACTAAAAAATTGGCTAAAATAGCCGGGTGCTTGGGGGAAAACATTTTTTCATGGTCAGAAATGGATAGCTCTAAAAGAGCAATAGAAAAGATAAAAGAAATACTTACAGCGGTCGGAATCAAAGAAAATCTTTCTGCGTGGAATATAAAAAAAGAAGACTTTTCGCAATTAATTAGGGGCGCAAAGGGGGGAACTTTAAATAACAATCCGCGGGATACATCTGATGAAGATTTAATTACCCTGTTATATAAAATGACTGGCCTTTATTGA